A genome region from Desulfovibrio sp. X2 includes the following:
- a CDS encoding TolC family protein, producing MRNAPGTAARGPRQARAATGSRPGAGLLAVLALALLAGCARYEAKPLDTHAALPDAPRKVLVDPASLPFPKLAGHVFDPGDGLDETETAMLAVVNNPDLRTARADAGVSHAQAFAAGLLPDPQVGLSEDFPLRDVPGSNYTAYSVGLSYDLNALLTHEVVLEAGRASVRQADLGLVWQEWQTASRARLLFARIVSGQRLERLLAADAALLEERQARMDRALDAGDVTAAAAGADLAALADATGRLSTQRRALAKDRHDLNLLLGLAPETRLELVGEPYSPSLDEGLVARRLADLAQRRADLLALKWGYESQDAKYRKAILDQFPALNLGFNRASDTSNVQTFGFSVTMSLPLFDRNRGNIAVAKATRERLYDDFQARLAQAGSDVARLLDDLRLLRARLAELDATLPRLDRAEAAARKAADAGEIDEQSYLSLHAARSAKLAERITLAQSLAEQRLALETTLGCDPSVLEKVAAGDVPARHEEAPR from the coding sequence ATGAGGAATGCGCCGGGAACGGCGGCGCGGGGACCGCGACAGGCGCGGGCGGCCACGGGGTCGAGGCCCGGGGCGGGACTGCTCGCCGTTCTCGCTCTGGCCCTGCTCGCGGGCTGCGCCCGCTACGAGGCCAAGCCGCTCGACACGCACGCCGCGCTTCCCGATGCCCCGCGCAAGGTGCTCGTCGATCCCGCCTCCCTGCCGTTTCCGAAGCTCGCGGGACACGTCTTCGACCCGGGCGACGGACTGGACGAGACCGAGACGGCCATGCTGGCCGTGGTCAACAATCCCGATCTCCGGACGGCCCGGGCGGATGCCGGAGTCTCCCACGCCCAGGCCTTCGCCGCCGGGCTGCTGCCCGACCCCCAGGTCGGCCTGTCCGAGGACTTCCCGCTGCGCGACGTTCCCGGCTCCAACTACACGGCCTACAGCGTGGGCCTGAGCTACGACCTGAACGCCCTGCTGACCCACGAGGTGGTGCTCGAGGCCGGGCGTGCCTCTGTGCGCCAGGCCGACCTCGGCCTCGTGTGGCAGGAATGGCAGACCGCGAGCCGGGCCCGGCTGCTGTTCGCGCGCATCGTCTCCGGGCAGCGCCTCGAACGGCTCCTCGCCGCCGACGCGGCCCTGCTCGAGGAACGCCAGGCGCGCATGGACCGCGCCCTGGACGCGGGGGACGTCACGGCGGCCGCGGCCGGGGCCGACCTCGCCGCCCTGGCCGACGCCACGGGCAGGCTCTCGACCCAGCGGCGCGCCCTGGCCAAGGACCGCCACGACCTGAACCTGCTCCTGGGCCTTGCGCCCGAAACGCGCCTGGAGCTCGTGGGCGAGCCGTACTCCCCGTCCCTGGACGAGGGGCTCGTCGCCCGGCGGCTGGCCGACCTGGCCCAGCGCCGCGCCGACCTGCTGGCCCTGAAATGGGGCTACGAGAGCCAGGACGCGAAATACCGCAAGGCCATCCTGGACCAGTTCCCGGCCCTGAACCTCGGCTTCAACCGGGCCTCGGACACGAGCAACGTGCAGACCTTCGGCTTCAGCGTGACCATGAGCCTGCCGCTGTTCGACCGCAACCGGGGGAACATCGCCGTGGCCAAGGCCACGCGGGAGCGCCTGTACGACGATTTCCAGGCGCGGCTGGCCCAGGCCGGATCGGACGTCGCCCGGCTGCTCGACGACCTGCGGCTCCTGCGCGCCCGGCTCGCCGAGCTGGACGCCACCCTGCCCAGGCTCGACCGGGCCGAGGCCGCGGCCCGGAAGGCGGCCGACGCGGGCGAGATCGACGAGCAGAGCTACCTTTCCCTGCACGCGGCAAGGAGCGCCAAGCTCGCCGAGCGCATAACCCTCGCGCAGTCCCTGGCCGAGCAGCGCCTCGCTCTGGAGACCACGCTCGGCTGCGACCCGTCGGTCCTGGAGAAGGTCGCGGCCGGAGACGTCCCGGCGCGGCACGAGGAGGCACCCCGATGA
- a CDS encoding ATP-binding protein gives MSIRRQLLRWLLGALVLAGLVTGALTFVLAREEVSEQLDSQLHHLAYAYDMSGAHPAPVLPRLRDADPEERYALLIRDEDGKLLFASPGAPELPRISVQGFSDAALPSGEWRVFTRLENGRSLQLAQRRIVRDEVAADSALYASLPVFLLVPLLGVLTFWAIGRSLGGLRETIAAVSDRDAENLAPLPMEDVPEEIAPLVAEMNALLSRLGEAIEAQRRFVSDAAHELRTPLAALQLQSFNLQRVENEADRQERLAALQAGIRRASGLVDQLLRMARQEARQGEAARERVALGELLRECLSELAPLAVRKGIDLGLFMDEADAAQSVAGDREALRVLFSNLIENALRYTPEGGLVDVRLSPSPEGTRVEVADSGPGIPEELLERVFDRFFRIEGTSEEGSGLGLSLVRRIAERHGASVRLANRSTGGLAARVLFRAEAAAAPHASKT, from the coding sequence ATGTCCATCAGGCGGCAGCTCCTCCGCTGGCTCCTCGGCGCTCTGGTGCTCGCGGGGCTCGTGACCGGAGCCCTGACCTTCGTCCTGGCCCGCGAGGAGGTCAGCGAGCAGCTCGACAGCCAGCTGCACCATCTCGCCTACGCCTACGACATGTCCGGCGCGCATCCGGCCCCCGTGCTGCCCCGCCTGCGGGACGCGGACCCGGAGGAGCGCTACGCGCTGCTGATCCGCGACGAGGACGGCAAGCTCCTTTTCGCCTCGCCGGGCGCGCCCGAGCTGCCCCGGATCTCGGTCCAGGGGTTCTCCGACGCCGCCCTGCCCTCGGGCGAATGGCGGGTATTCACCCGCCTCGAGAACGGCCGGAGCCTGCAGCTCGCCCAGCGCCGCATCGTGCGTGACGAAGTTGCGGCCGACAGCGCCCTGTACGCCTCGCTGCCGGTCTTCCTGCTCGTCCCGCTGCTCGGCGTGCTCACCTTCTGGGCCATCGGCAGGAGCCTCGGCGGCCTGCGCGAAACCATCGCGGCAGTCTCGGACCGCGACGCCGAGAATCTCGCTCCGCTTCCCATGGAGGACGTCCCGGAGGAGATAGCCCCCCTGGTCGCCGAGATGAACGCGCTCCTTTCCCGGCTCGGGGAGGCCATCGAGGCGCAGCGCCGCTTCGTCTCCGACGCCGCCCACGAGCTGCGCACCCCGCTGGCGGCATTGCAGCTGCAGAGCTTCAACCTCCAGAGGGTCGAGAACGAGGCCGACCGGCAGGAACGCCTGGCCGCGCTGCAGGCGGGCATCCGCCGCGCTTCGGGGCTGGTCGACCAGCTGCTGCGCATGGCCCGCCAGGAGGCGCGCCAGGGCGAGGCCGCGCGCGAGCGCGTGGCCCTCGGCGAGCTGCTCAGGGAATGCCTCTCCGAACTCGCGCCGCTGGCGGTGCGCAAGGGCATCGACCTGGGCCTGTTCATGGACGAGGCCGACGCCGCGCAGAGCGTCGCCGGAGACCGCGAGGCCCTGCGCGTCCTCTTCTCCAACCTCATCGAGAACGCCCTGCGCTACACGCCCGAGGGCGGGCTCGTGGACGTGCGCCTGTCCCCGTCTCCCGAAGGCACGCGGGTCGAGGTCGCGGACAGCGGGCCGGGCATCCCCGAGGAACTTCTGGAACGGGTCTTCGACCGCTTCTTCCGCATCGAGGGCACCTCCGAGGAGGGCAGCGGACTCGGCCTCTCCCTGGTGCGCCGCATCGCCGAGCGCCACGGCGCGAGCGTGCGCCTCGCCAACCGGAGCACGGGCGGCCTCGCGGCCCGGGTGCTCTTCCGGGCTGAGGCCGCCGCCGCGCCCCACGCCTCGAAGACATAG